The nucleotide window CGATATGAAGGAGCACCCCGTGGCGACACCCCTGTCCACGCTGCCCGCCGCTGCCGAACTCGCCGCGTGCCCCACGCCGACCGAGCGGGCCGACCCGTTGAAAATCCTCGCGGCACAGGCGCAGAACCGTGTCGCCGACCTCATCCCGGTGCGGCACGCGCGGATGTCGGCCACCCCGTTCACCTTCTATCGCGGTGCGGCAGCGGTGATGTCCGACGATCTGTCGCGAACCCCGAACACCGGGATCATCACGCAACTGTGCGGCGACGCGCACCTCAGCAACCTTGGTCTGTTCTTCAGCCCGGAACGTCGGATGGTGTTCGATCTCAACGACTTCGACGAGACCCATGTCGGTCCGTTCGAGTGGGACGTCAAACGTCTCGCGGCGAGCTTCACGATCGCCGGACGCAACAACGGTTTCGACGACGCGACCAACCGCAAGGTCGCCAAGACCGTCGCCAAGGCGTATCGGCGGGCCATCGCTCGCAGCGCCACCCAGACGACGCTCGAGAACTGGTACGCCGGGATCGACGCCGACGCCTTTCTGACGGACTTCGGACCGAAGCTGGACACGTCGATGAGCGAGCGCACGCAGAAGGCGCTCAAGAAGGCCCGGCATCGTGACAGTGCTCAGGCCCTCGCGAAGCTCTGCGTGGTCGATGCCGACGGGTCCGCGCACATCCGCAGCGAACCGCCGCTGCTGGTGCCGCTGCACGAACGGTTTCCGGCCGAGACCGCCGACATCGTCGCC belongs to Gordonia sp. KTR9 and includes:
- a CDS encoding DUF2252 domain-containing protein; translation: MKEHPVATPLSTLPAAAELAACPTPTERADPLKILAAQAQNRVADLIPVRHARMSATPFTFYRGAAAVMSDDLSRTPNTGIITQLCGDAHLSNLGLFFSPERRMVFDLNDFDETHVGPFEWDVKRLAASFTIAGRNNGFDDATNRKVAKTVAKAYRRAIARSATQTTLENWYAGIDADAFLTDFGPKLDTSMSERTQKALKKARHRDSAQALAKLCVVDADGSAHIRSEPPLLVPLHERFPAETADIVAERVRERIEAYRDTVPLHVQALLDQFEIVDIAFKVVGVGSVGTRAWIILLTGKEMGDPLFLQVKEAQRSVLADHVPASGFDNQGQRVVEGQRLLQATSDLFLGWSTGTDENGERRDFYVRQLRDGKGSVVVEALSPDGMKLYAQLCGLVLGQAHARTASRSQIAHYLETTRGFSDAIAEFSIGYADLNDSDHSRMMEAIGRGELEVYDLAAEGKS